GGTACCACCAAGGCAGACCTGCAGCAAAAGAAAAGTGACCTGGATCTGCAGGTAAGATCTGCGCAACAGAACATCGCTGCTTATGAGCAGAAGATCAGGCAACTGAACAGCAGCATGGGCGCCGCCGCTTCCAGAGGTGCGAATAACCTGGCACTGCAAAAAGAAGTGGAACTGGCACAACAGGAATATGAAAGCATCAAGTCCCGTTACGATGCTGCGGTGAATAACAAGATTGCCCCGATGGACAATTTCCACCAGATCCTGTATGGCCAGCCTGCGGTAGAACCGGAGCCTTCCAAACGTATCATCATTATAGCAATGGCCGGTATGGCGGTAGCAGTGTTCTGCTGTATCCTCATCATCTTCCTGGAATACATTGATGTAAGCATCAAGACGCCTACCCAGTTCCTGAGAGTCGTGGAACTGAAACTGCTCGGCGTAGTGAACAGGATCAACCTGAAGAAAACACCGCTGGAAGAGATCTTCACCGATCCTACCCTGAAAAAGCATGATACAGCCACTTTCCGCGAACTGCTGCGTAAGCTGCGTTTCGAAATGGAACACAGTGGCAAGAAGATCTTCCTGCTCACCAGTGCCAAACCTGGTGAAGGTAAATCTACCATCATTAAAGCACTGGCGTATAGCCTGAGCCTGAGTCATAAGAAAGTACTGATCATCGATACGCAGTTCCCGCACAATACCCTGACACAGGAATATGAAGCGAAACCTGTACTGGAAAGCTTCAATTCTTCTGCCCAGGATTTCAGGATCGCAGCCGTGCAGGACCTCATCTCTCCTACCACTATGCCCAATGTAGATATCATTGGTTGTGAAGGCGGTGAATATACACCGGCAGAGATCCTGAAACAGGGTAACCTGCTGGAGTACCTGCGCGCACTGACCCATGTATATGATTACATCCTGCTGGAAGGTGCTGCACTGAATGACCGTGCAGACAGTAAGGAACTGATGCAGTATGCAGATACTGTTATCACAGTTGTATCTGCAAGATCTGGTGTGAACCAGACAGACAGGGAGACGATCTCCTTCCTGAATAATCTGAACGAAAAGTACAGCGGTGCGGTATTGAACTTTGTAGAACCTGAAAATATTGATCTCTGATGAGCACAGCGAAACCCGGCAACAGGCTCGCGTGGATCGACTACGCACGTGGTATTGCCATCATCCTGGTATTGTACCGCCACATCTTTGAGGGCATCAGCCGCTCAGGTGTGGAGGCTGCAAAGTTTAGCTGGCTGGAAAATGCGAACATCATTTTCTACAGTTTCCGTATGCCCCTGTTCTTCATCCTGTCTGGTGTATTCATCGGCAAGAGCCTTGCAAAAAGAGGCATGA
This window of the Chitinophaga sancti genome carries:
- a CDS encoding GumC family protein, whose amino-acid sequence is MDLIYLFKSLLRRKWLIIISTLLAVMAAFSLTLNQEKLYKSVAQLATGFTMSDQVKLKDESFNVYEIDVKFNNAVEAIQSPRVLGMTSYNLMLHDLENPDKPFRIPSEEDRKTDIYRKLNRQKAIEILTKKYNEEKLLSSYNPEERKILELLNIYRYDLETLRYVLYVGRVQRTDFIDIQYRSINPELSAYIVNQVVTEFLRNYESSRNQQTVQNIETLKKLVDQKREELDAKIGNIKTMGTLDANVESSSTLEQISNFESRLADEKSILTSAQLASQQVTQRLSEMESTSTQNAAATSSANSELATLREKMNDASTEYQSKGGNDPELYKKYKNARNDYSAKLMAMASAAPSAANPGTTKADLQQKKSDLDLQVRSAQQNIAAYEQKIRQLNSSMGAAASRGANNLALQKEVELAQQEYESIKSRYDAAVNNKIAPMDNFHQILYGQPAVEPEPSKRIIIIAMAGMAVAVFCCILIIFLEYIDVSIKTPTQFLRVVELKLLGVVNRINLKKTPLEEIFTDPTLKKHDTATFRELLRKLRFEMEHSGKKIFLLTSAKPGEGKSTIIKALAYSLSLSHKKVLIIDTQFPHNTLTQEYEAKPVLESFNSSAQDFRIAAVQDLISPTTMPNVDIIGCEGGEYTPAEILKQGNLLEYLRALTHVYDYILLEGAALNDRADSKELMQYADTVITVVSARSGVNQTDRETISFLNNLNEKYSGAVLNFVEPENIDL